The uncultured Fretibacterium sp. genome includes the window GACAGGGCCCTATAGGATGACGGAGTGGGTGAAGGACTCGCACATGACCTTCGAGCGCTGCGACGACTATTGGAATAAGGAGGCGCTGCCCCATCCCCTGAAGGTCACATACCGCTACATCGTCAACAAGACGGCCATGACTACCGCGCTTTTGAGCGGGCAGGTTCACATTACCCGAGAGGTAATGGACCAGGACGTCAAGAAGATCGCAGAAAGCGCCGGGTATCGTGTCGTCAAAGGAGAACCCTGTAACGTCTATGCGTTTTACATGAACGCCACTCGGGGGCCGACGACGGACCCAAAGGTTCGGGAGCTTTTTTTCCGAGCGGTGGATGTGGCTCAGATAGCCAAGGCCCTTTTCCCCAACGAGTCCGGAGAGGCGGCCTATGGTCCTATCCCTCCCGGAAGCTGGGGCTATAATCCGGAGGTCCGTTCATTTTACACGACCTACGATCCTCAACGGGCCCGGGAGCTCCTTGTGGAGTTGGGTAAGAAACCGGGTGAGTTGAAGCTGCGCATCACGACATCCGAGGATGAACGCCGTAAAAAGGCCGCGGTCATAGCTCAGGCCATGTTGAAGAAGGTGGGCGTGGAGGTTGAGGTGCAGAGCCTGGAGTGGGGGAGCTTCATGGGTGTGGCCTCCAAGGCCGAGGCGGACATCTACGCCATAGGATGGACGTGGTATCCTGATCCGTTTTTCTACATCTACTATATGTTTCACTCCGAGAAAAAAGGCAGCTACGGCAACGGAGGTGGCTACAACAACCCCGAGGTGGACAAGCTGATTGCCCTTGGGGCGAGCGTCGGTGACCAGAAGACCCGCACTGGATACTATCGCCAGGCCGAGGAGCTGGTCATGAAGGATCGCTACTATTTCCCGCTCTATCACATGTATGCGATGAACGGGGTGGATAAGCGGCTTACCGATTTTCATCCGACGCCCCAGGGAAGCGTACGCCTTTTTGGGCCGGACTTCAGCTCTTACCTGGCCCCCGGTTCCTGACCCGATATTCATTCCGATCGGACTTTGCAGTTGAATGGACGAGCGGCCTCGGGGATGGAGTTATCGACCCCTTCGATTTTGAGGCCGTTCGTTTTCATTTATGGAGTGAGGGCTGGAAGAGGGCGAATGTTTCGGAGCTTTCACGAGTCAAAAGGGGAGGACCCCCAGAGAGGAGGCATGCATCTTGGGACGTTTTGCCTTCAAGCGCTTCCTTCAGATGATCCCCACACTCTTTTTTGTCATGCTCGTCATCTTCTCTCTGATGAAATTGATTCCGGGGGATCCTGCCCTGACCCTTTTGGGGCCCGAGGCCAGTCCTGCGGATATCGCTGTTTTCAGGGAGGAGCTGGGGCTGAACAGGCCGTTGCCCGTTCAATTCCTGACCTATCTGCGAAATGTGGCCCATGGGGATCTGGGGCGCTCTTTGATCTATAGGGCGGATGTCCTCACACTGATTGGGGAGCGCCTGCCTACGACGCTGGCCCTCAGCCTGAGCGCCCTGTCCCTTGCGATCCTCCTGGGGGTCCCTCTGGGTATTTTCGCCTCGATGCACCATAACGGCTTCTGGGATCTGTGCATTACGGTCCTGGCGCTCCTGGGTGTGTCGGTTCCCATCTTCTGGGTTGGCATGTTGATGATTGTCGTCTTCGTCCTTAATTTAGGATGGCTTCCATCGGTTGGATTGGGAAGCTGGGACAAGGGACTTTGGGACGTCGTCAGTCATTTCGTCCTGCCCTCGTGCGCCCTGGCCTTCCAATCCGTGGGGACGATCGCCCGCTTTACCCGATCTAGCATGCTGGAAGTCCTGAAGCAGGATTATATACGGACTGCGTATGCGAAGGGCCTGCGGCCTCGGCTTATTTGGGAACGTCACGCTTTGCGCAATGCACTCATCCCCGTCGTTACCATTTCGGGGCTGCAGTTGGGACATCTTCTGGCCGGAGCGGTCCTCACCGAATCCATCTTTGCTCTTCCGGGACTCGGTAAGCTGATGGTCGATGCAATCATGAGACGTGATTTCCTGCTTGTACAGGGGGAAGTTCTGGTTATCGCAATCCTGTATCTTTTCGTCAATTTTTTCGTGGATCTGCTCTACGCTTTGGTGAATCCCAAAATCCGAAAGTCGTTTGGAGGCGCCTGAAATGTCGGAACAACTGTCTTTTGTGAGGCGTTTTCTGCGCAGCAAGCAGGGGATGGCCGGATTGTTGATCGTAGTTCTAAACATCGGCCTGGCCTGTTTCGCCTCCAGGATTGCCCCCTATGACTTCGATGAGATGGATTTTGGCGCCATGCTGGCAGAACCGGGTACCGAAGGACATTGCCTGGGTACCGATGACATGGGGAGGGACGTTCTGACGCGATTGATATATGGCTCGCAGGTGTCCCTGATGGTCGGGATGGTCGCCGTCTCCATTGGGGCTTGTCTCGGCACGCTCCTGGGGTTGATTTCCGGGTACTTCGGCGGATTTTTTGACGCCCTTTTGATGCGTCTGATGGACGCTCTGCTGGCCTTTCCGTATATCCTCCTGGCCATTGCCATGATGGCTGCTTTGGGGGCGGGGCTCTTCAACGCGATGCTTGCGATCGGGCTGGTTATGGTCCCCAGCTTCGCTCGGGTCGTCAGAGGGGCCGTGCTCAACGTCAAGAACGAGGACTTCATAACCGGGGTCCGCATCATGGGAGCCTCCCATCTCTGGATATTGGCCCGCCACGTTTTGGTGAACGTCCTGCCGCCCATCATCATCTATGCCTCTCTCAGCTTTGCTGGGGCCATCATCAGCGAGGCGACGCTGAGCTTCCTGGGACTGGGAATCCAGCCGCCCGTCCCGTCGTGGGGAAGTATGCTCAGCGAGGCGATGCCTTATATGGACCAGGCCTCTTACCTGGCGGTCCTTCCGGGGCTGGCCATTCTGGTGACCTGCCTGGGGTTCAACCTGTTGGGTGATGGGTTGCGCGACGTCCTGGACCCGCGCCTGCGTATTCGATAGGGGGCCTGGGGCCCTATTGTCCCGGATGAGAGGAGTTTTACGCCGTGAAAGACAAGATTGCAGCTGTAGTCGATGCTCGTTCCGAT containing:
- a CDS encoding ABC transporter permease: MSEQLSFVRRFLRSKQGMAGLLIVVLNIGLACFASRIAPYDFDEMDFGAMLAEPGTEGHCLGTDDMGRDVLTRLIYGSQVSLMVGMVAVSIGACLGTLLGLISGYFGGFFDALLMRLMDALLAFPYILLAIAMMAALGAGLFNAMLAIGLVMVPSFARVVRGAVLNVKNEDFITGVRIMGASHLWILARHVLVNVLPPIIIYASLSFAGAIISEATLSFLGLGIQPPVPSWGSMLSEAMPYMDQASYLAVLPGLAILVTCLGFNLLGDGLRDVLDPRLRIR
- a CDS encoding ABC transporter substrate-binding protein produces the protein MKRWRLFLLICILGVGAAFAGSAAGESSRGEEIVVGTDQNTTTMDPAMYQDAASSQTMINVYETLVAYDAEYKNIIPYLAESWSHTDDLREWTFRLKKGVRFHKTENQPGREMTADDVKYSFERTLKISPMKRLFMLDHVEVLAPDTAKLVLNQPFAALLAVLTDVGSAVIPKEDAEKWGSDFGQHPVGTGPYRMTEWVKDSHMTFERCDDYWNKEALPHPLKVTYRYIVNKTAMTTALLSGQVHITREVMDQDVKKIAESAGYRVVKGEPCNVYAFYMNATRGPTTDPKVRELFFRAVDVAQIAKALFPNESGEAAYGPIPPGSWGYNPEVRSFYTTYDPQRARELLVELGKKPGELKLRITTSEDERRKKAAVIAQAMLKKVGVEVEVQSLEWGSFMGVASKAEADIYAIGWTWYPDPFFYIYYMFHSEKKGSYGNGGGYNNPEVDKLIALGASVGDQKTRTGYYRQAEELVMKDRYYFPLYHMYAMNGVDKRLTDFHPTPQGSVRLFGPDFSSYLAPGS
- a CDS encoding ABC transporter permease, with the translated sequence MGRFAFKRFLQMIPTLFFVMLVIFSLMKLIPGDPALTLLGPEASPADIAVFREELGLNRPLPVQFLTYLRNVAHGDLGRSLIYRADVLTLIGERLPTTLALSLSALSLAILLGVPLGIFASMHHNGFWDLCITVLALLGVSVPIFWVGMLMIVVFVLNLGWLPSVGLGSWDKGLWDVVSHFVLPSCALAFQSVGTIARFTRSSMLEVLKQDYIRTAYAKGLRPRLIWERHALRNALIPVVTISGLQLGHLLAGAVLTESIFALPGLGKLMVDAIMRRDFLLVQGEVLVIAILYLFVNFFVDLLYALVNPKIRKSFGGA